Genomic DNA from Streptomyces venezuelae:
GGGTTCGGGGAGTCCGAGGAGCCAGGCGGCGCGGGTGAGGCTGTGGTGTGCGTTGGCGCCGGTGATGAGGCGGATGGGGCCGCGGGTGGTGGGGGCTTCGCGGGCGAGGAGGAGGGCGAGTTGGTTGGCTTCGGTGCCGCCGGTGGTGATGAGGGCGTCGCCGTCGGTGTGGATCTCGTCGGCGAGTGCGCGGGTGACGAGGGCCTCGAGTGCGGTGGCGGCGGGGGCTTGGTCCCAGGAGTCCATGGAGGGGTTGAGGGCGGACGCGGCGAGGTCGGCGGCGGTGGCTACGGCGAGGGGTGGGCAGTGGAGGTGGGCGGCGCAGAGGGGTTCGGCGGGGTCGGCGGCGCCTTCTGTGAGGGCGTGGACGAGGGTGCGGAGCGCGGTTTCGGGGCCGGTGCCGTGGTCGGGGAGGACGGGGTGGGCGGCGGCGCGGACGTGAGCGGCGACGGTTTCGGGTCCGCCTGCGGGGAGGGGGCCGCCGCGGGCGGCGGCGCCGGTGCGGAGGGCGTCGAGCGCGATGCCGAGCAGGGGCTCCAGGGCATCGGCTCCTTGGGCGCCTCCGGCGAGGGGCGGTGGGGTGCGCGGGGTACTCATGGGGCTGTCCTTCGGGTGCGCGTACAGGGGCACCAGCCTGTACGCCGCGGTGTGGCTTCGCCTGATTAGCGGGGCGAAGGGAACCCGAAAGTGGTACTGCCGTGCGGAGAAAACGTGTTGGGGGGTTGGGGGGTGCTACGGGTGCCCCCTGGGGTGGGGCTGCGATCTTGGGGCCCTGAGTTGCGGGGGGGGTGGAGGCCTCCTCCCCGGCTCGGAAGTCGGGGGGGCCACAAAGCTTGGGTCGGGGCCGAGAGCCAGGGGCTGGGCCGAGTGCCTGAGCCAGGGGCGGGGCCCGGGAGGGCGGGGCCCCGGAGAGCGGGCCCCGCCCAGGGGGGCGGGCCGAGCGCGCTGCGAGCAGGCCCGGCTCGCTCGGTGCGCCCCCCCGGGGGGGCGGCCCGCGGGGGCCGGGGGGGGGCGGGTGGCTTGGGCCCCGGAGCGAAGCCGCGGAGGGCGGACCGACCCGGCACTCCCCCCCAGGAGGCCAGCGCGACCCGCCTCGGGTCACTCCCCCCCATGAACGTCAGCCCACCCGCTCCTCCGGGTCCGCCCCACTCCCCCGCACGCGCAGCGCCCGCGCGAGGTCGTCCAGCTGGTCGATCAGTTTGCGGCGCAGGGCGGGTGTGGGGTCGGCGTCGCGTAGGCAGCGTTCGCCGAGGTGGAGGGTTTCGGGGTCGACGAAGGGGGCGGGGAAGGCGTGGCGGCCCGCGGCTTCGGCCATGGCGGGGCCGCGGCGTGCGGCGAGGGCGACGGCGTCTTCGTAGTAGCGGGGGATGTACTCCCGTACGAGGTCGGCCTGTTCGGGTTGCCAGAAGCCTTGGGCGGTGGCGGTGAAGAGGTAGTTGGAGAGGTCGTCGGAGCTGAACATGGCGTCCCAGGCGGCGCGTTTGGCGGCGGCGTCGGGGAGGGCGGCGCGGCAGCGGGCGGCGCCTTCCTGACCGGTGGCGCTGGGGTCGCGTTCGAGTTCGGCGGCGATGGCGGTTTCGTCGGTGGCGTCGAGGACGGCGAGGCGGGTGAGGATGCGCCAGCGGAGTTCGGGGTCGAGTTCGGGGCCGCCGGGGACGGTGCCTTCGGTGAGCCAGGCCTGGAGGGGTGCGGGTTGGGTGGCGACATCGATGGCGCCGCGGACGGCGGTGAGGCGCAGGCCGGGGTTGCTGCCGTCCTCGGTGCGGCGGATGAGGTCGCGGCAGAGGTCGTCGAGGACGGCGAGGGCCGCGGGGCGTTGTCCGGGGGTGGTGAGGCGGTCGGCGATGTGGACGGTGGCGAAGGTGAGGACGCCTTGGACGATGGCGAGGTCGGTTTCCTCGGGGAGGTGTGTGCGGGCGGCTTCCAGGTAGGTGGTGCCTTGGAGTTCGCCGTCGCGGACCATGTCGCGCAGGCTGTTCCACAGGACGGCGCGGGTGAGGGCGTCGGGTACGCCGGAGAGGCCGCGCAGCGCGGTTTCCTCGGAGACGTCGTCGAGGCGGATCTTGGCGTAGGTGAGGTCCTGGTCGTTGGGGACGATGAGGGCGGGGCGGCCGCCGTCGCGTGGGGTTTCGGTGCCGGTGGCGGGGACGTCGGTCTCGAAGCGTTCGCGCAGGACGAGGGCGGGGGCGCCGGAGAGGTCGCGGTCGTAGACGCCGACGGCGATGCGGTGGGGGCGGCCGGTGTCGTGGTCGGGGCCGCCGTCGCGGTCGATGGTGAGGGTCCAGGTGCGGCCGGTGTGGGTGACTTTGGGGGTGAGGGTGTCGACGCCGGTGGTGCGCAGCCACGCTTCGGCCCAGGCGTGGACGTCGCGGTCGGTGGCGTGGGCGAGGGATTCGATGAAGTCGGCGAGGGTGGCGTTGCCGAATTTGTGGCGGGCGAAGTGGGTGTTGATGCCGGTGAGGAAGTCTTTCTCGCCGAGCCAGGCGACGAGCTGGCGGAGGGCGCTCGCTCCCTTGGCGTAGGAGATGCCGTCGAAGTTGAGCATGGCGGACGCGGTGTCGGGGACGGCGTCGGGGTCGGGGGCGACGGGGTGGGTGGAGGGGCGTTGGTCGGCGTCGTAGCCCCAGGATTTGCGGGCGATGCCGAAGTCGGTCCAGGGGTCGGTGGATGGGGTGTCCCCTGCTCGAACGGAGTTGAGAGCTTGGGGAAGGGTGGCTTCGGCGATGGTCTGGAAGCCCATGTATTCGGCGAAGGACTCGTTGAGCCAGATGTCGTCCCACCAGCGGAGGGTGACGAGGTCGCCGAACCACATGTGGGCCATTTCGTGGGCGATGACCATGGCGCGGGTCTGGCGTTCGGTGTCGGTGACGGCGGAGCGGTAGATGAATTCGTCGCGGAAGGTGACGAGTCCGGGGTTCTCCATGGCGCCGGCGTTGAATTCGGGGACGAACGCCTGGTCGTAGGAGTCGAAGGGGTAGGGTTCGTCGAATTTCTCGTGGTAGCGGTCGTAGCAGGTGCGGGTGATGTCGAGGATTTCTTCGGCGTCGGCGTCGAGGTAGGGGGCGAGGGAGCGTCGGCAGTGGATGCCGAAGGGCAGGCCGCGGTGTTCGGTGCGTACGGAGTGCCAGGGGCCCGCGGCGACGGCGACGAGGTAGGTGGAGATGAGGGGGGTGGGTGCGGCGCGCCAGGTGCCCGCGCCGAGGTGTTCGGTGATGCCGTTGGCGAGGACGGTCCACTGTTCGGGGGCGGTGACGGTCAGCTCGAAGACGGCTTTGAGGTCGGGCTGGTCGAAGGCGGCGAAGACGCGCTGGACGTCTTCCATGAAGAGCTGGGTGTAGAGGTACGTTTCGCCGTCGCTGGGGTCGGTGAAGCGGTGCATGCCTTCGCCGGTGCGGGAGTAGCGCATCGCGGCGTCGACGTGGAGTTCGTGTTCGCCGGGGGTGAGGCCGTCGAGGGCGAGGCGGTTGTCGGCGAGTGCGGTGGGGTCCAGCGGGTGCCCGTCGAGGGTGACGGAGCGCAGCTCGGCGGGCTTGAGCTCGACGAAGGTGTCGCCTTGGGTGCGGGCGCTGAAGCGGATCACGGTGCGGGAGTCGAAGGTGTCGCGGGCGGGGTCGGCCGCCCGGGTGAGATCGAGCTCGACCGTGTACCGGTGGACGTCGATGAGCTGGGCACGGGTCTGCGCTTCGTCGCGCGTCAGTACGGGCATGGGGCCATGCTGCCCGATGGTGCGGGGACGGGTGTAGGGCCGTCGCCTCAGATGCAGGGCCGTCGCCTCAGATGCAGGGCCGTCGCCTCAGAGCGGACCGCCCACGGGGTCGGCGGGCGGTCCGGGACGGGCCGGGGCCCTGTGTCGGGCCTCAGGCGACGCAGCCGGGCAGTTTGGCGCGTGCGGACTCGGCGACCTTCTGGCCGTTGACGTACATCTCGCTGTAGATGCCGCGGACGTGGACGAAGCCGTTGTAGCAGGCCCCTGCCGCGTCGAGGGAGCCGACGGAGAAGAACTGCTTGTTGTGGCCGAGCTGCTTGTCCGGGTTCCAGGAGATGTCGGACCAGATGCGGATCTCCACGGTGGCGTTGCCGCAGCCGCCGCCGCGCCGTTCGACGGTGGCCTTTGCCCGGCCGAATCCGTCGCTGACGGGGATGTGCGCCGTGTTGGTGCACGGCAGGGCCCGAGACGGCTCGGGGGCCGGGTGGGCACCGGTCGGCGCGGAGTGCGCGGGCGCGGCGGCGAGTGCGGACAGGGCGAGGAGCGCCGCCGCGGCGAGGCCGCGCAGCGAGGTTTTTGTCATGCAGTGGTGATAGCCGCCTTCGCGGGGCGGTGGACAGTGAAGCGTCGGCCGGTCACTCGCGCGGGCGGATTAGTCGTACGGGAGAAACGACACGGCAGGCAGCAGCGGGTGAGGGGTGGCCTCGTCGCTGGTCAGGGGCTCGTCAGGGGCTGTTCGGCGATCTGCTCGTGGTGCCTGATGACCTCGGCGATGATGAAGTTGAGGAGTTTCTCCGCGAAGGCCGGGTCGAGTTTGGCGCTCTCGGCGAGTTCGCGGAGGCGGGCGATCTGGCGGGACTCGCGGCTCGGGTCGGCGGGCGGCAGGTGGTGCTGGGCCTTGAGGTGGCCGACCTGCTGGGTGCATTTGAAGCGTTCGGCGAGCATGTGGACGACGGCGGCGTCGATGTTGTCGATGCTGTCGCGCAGGCGGGACAGCTCGGCGCGCACCGCGTCGTCCGCGGTCTGCGCGGTGTCCGTGGTCTGCGCGGTGTCCGTGGTCTGCGCGCCCGCGGCGTGCGCGGGGCTCGTGCCGTTCACATTGTCGTCGCTGGTGTGGCTGGTGGTCATGGTCCCCGAGCCTACGTGGCCGGTCCGGGGCCGCCAGCGGCGGAAGAGCGCAAAATCGGTGGGTGCTCGGGGTCGGGTATTCGGTGGGACCAGCCGCCGGGTACGGCCCTTCCCTGCTGGTCGCGGAAGCGTACGGGGGCCATTCCGACCCGGCGGGTGAAGAGGCGTGAAAAGTACGCCGGGTCGTCGTAGCCGACGCGGCGGGCGACGGCGGCGACGGGCAGTTCGGTGGCTGCGAGGAGTTCCTTGGCGCGGCCGAGGCGGATGCCGAGGAGGTAGTCCTTGGGGCTGCATCCCGCGCCGCGGCGCACGGCGGTGCGGAGTTCGGCGGGGGTCATGCCGTGCCGGGCGGCGTGTTCGGCGACGGACAGGGGCTGGAAGGCGTCGCGGGCGAGGGCCTGGAGGACGGGGTCGCCGTCGGGGGCGATGTCGGCGCGGGCGCGGCGCAGGGCGACGAGGAGTTCGTGGACGGCGGCGCCGGTCTCCACTTCGAGGAGGGGGTTGCCGCGGCGGGCGGCGCGGGCGATGCGGGCGACGACGGCACGGGCGCCGGCCGCGTCGGAGAGCGGTACGACGGGGCGGGTGGGTTCGATGTAGCCGAGTTCGGTGTACGTGGTGGTGGCGGGTCCGGTGAAGTCGACGAAGCACTCGTCCCAGCCGGTGTCGGGGTCGGGTGCGTAGTGGTGGCGGGTGCCGGGGGTGAGCCAGATCAGGGC
This window encodes:
- the pepN gene encoding aminopeptidase N; translated protein: MPVLTRDEAQTRAQLIDVHRYTVELDLTRAADPARDTFDSRTVIRFSARTQGDTFVELKPAELRSVTLDGHPLDPTALADNRLALDGLTPGEHELHVDAAMRYSRTGEGMHRFTDPSDGETYLYTQLFMEDVQRVFAAFDQPDLKAVFELTVTAPEQWTVLANGITEHLGAGTWRAAPTPLISTYLVAVAAGPWHSVRTEHRGLPFGIHCRRSLAPYLDADAEEILDITRTCYDRYHEKFDEPYPFDSYDQAFVPEFNAGAMENPGLVTFRDEFIYRSAVTDTERQTRAMVIAHEMAHMWFGDLVTLRWWDDIWLNESFAEYMGFQTIAEATLPQALNSVRAGDTPSTDPWTDFGIARKSWGYDADQRPSTHPVAPDPDAVPDTASAMLNFDGISYAKGASALRQLVAWLGEKDFLTGINTHFARHKFGNATLADFIESLAHATDRDVHAWAEAWLRTTGVDTLTPKVTHTGRTWTLTIDRDGGPDHDTGRPHRIAVGVYDRDLSGAPALVLRERFETDVPATGTETPRDGGRPALIVPNDQDLTYAKIRLDDVSEETALRGLSGVPDALTRAVLWNSLRDMVRDGELQGTTYLEAARTHLPEETDLAIVQGVLTFATVHIADRLTTPGQRPAALAVLDDLCRDLIRRTEDGSNPGLRLTAVRGAIDVATQPAPLQAWLTEGTVPGGPELDPELRWRILTRLAVLDATDETAIAAELERDPSATGQEGAARCRAALPDAAAKRAAWDAMFSSDDLSNYLFTATAQGFWQPEQADLVREYIPRYYEDAVALAARRGPAMAEAAGRHAFPAPFVDPETLHLGERCLRDADPTPALRRKLIDQLDDLARALRVRGSGADPEERVG
- a CDS encoding chorismate mutase, yielding MRAELSRLRDSIDNIDAAVVHMLAERFKCTQQVGHLKAQHHLPPADPSRESRQIARLRELAESAKLDPAFAEKLLNFIIAEVIRHHEQIAEQPLTSP
- a CDS encoding helix-turn-helix domain-containing protein — translated: MYHTWMRYFTPSPAHHRLGLACLGVGLQHGLLPTVGPRTLDHHVAVVISSGGGWFRGPDGRRTTVTAPALIWLTPGTRHHYAPDPDTGWDECFVDFTGPATTTYTELGYIEPTRPVVPLSDAAGARAVVARIARAARRGNPLLEVETGAAVHELLVALRRARADIAPDGDPVLQALARDAFQPLSVAEHAARHGMTPAELRTAVRRGAGCSPKDYLLGIRLGRAKELLAATELPVAAVARRVGYDDPAYFSRLFTRRVGMAPVRFRDQQGRAVPGGWSHRIPDPEHPPILRSSAAGGPGPAT